Proteins from a single region of Hordeum vulgare subsp. vulgare chromosome 6H, MorexV3_pseudomolecules_assembly, whole genome shotgun sequence:
- the LOC123403274 gene encoding uncharacterized protein LOC123403274 isoform X1, with amino-acid sequence MSGGEEGEGRKVSREDIQLVQNLIERCLQLYMNQKEVVGTLSFQAKIEPSFTELVWQKLEEENPEFFKAYYVRLMLKNQILVFNKLLAHQGRLMNKDPSGALSVTPTAPNGSDSSTLNQNTCFLQDTTSTAIPDSFLHNGSSSGVINGAPATEQFIYGGKVVHGLPSGMDASVSLLSAHNSTGGQFNGDNGTTIKAESSYSSNPEFAFCNENTYLEPCQSIGDASGGSFSSSELNGQPLGDPILDMDTSSYGFLSQIPRNFSFSDLTEDFSHSTEILENYGRSPFIPSETNNFSESTAGGHTEIGNIRLDSISEAVSYEDFGSD; translated from the exons ATGTCcgggggagaggaaggagaagggcgcAAGGTGTCTCGCGAGGACATACAGctc GTCCAGAATCTCATCGAACGTTGTCTTCAGCTTTACATGAACCAGAAAGAAGTGGTTGGAACTCTATCTTTCCAGGCGAAAATAGAACCCAGCTTTACTGAACTCG TCTGGCAGAAACTTGAAGAAGAGAACCCTGAGTTTTTTAAGGCATATTATGTGAGGTTGATGCTTAAGAATCAAATATTGGTATTCAACAAGCTCCTTGCGCATCAGGGTCGTCTTATGAATAAAGATCCTTCTGGAGCACTTTCTGTTACCCCCACTGCTCCTAATGGCTCTGACTCGAGCACat TGAACCAAAATACATGTTTTTTACAAGACACTACTAGCACTGCAATTCCAGATAGCTTTCTACACAATGGAAGTTCTAGTGGTGTAATAAATggtgctcctgctactgagcagtTTATCTATGGTGGTAAAGTTGTCCATGGTCTTCCTAGTGGTATGGATGCTTCAGTTAGTCTACTGTCAGCACATAATTCGACTGGTGGACAGTTTAATGGAGATAATGGTACAACAATAAAGGCGGAGTCTAGCTATTCGAGTAATCCTGAATTTGCATTCTGCAACGAGAACACTTACCTAGAGCCTTGCCAATCAATTGGGGATGCCTCTGGTGGGTCCTTTAGTAGCTCTGAACTGAATGGGCAACCACTTGGTGATCCAATTCTTGACATGGATACATCATCATATGGTTTCTTGAGCCAGATTCCTCGCAATTTCAGTTTCTCAGATTTAACAGAGGATTTCAGTCATAGTACAG AAATATTAGAAAATTATGGCAGGTCCCCTTTCATCCCTTCTGAGACGAACAACTTCTCAGAGTCTACTGCTGGAGGACATACAG AAATAGGAAATATACGGCTAGATTCCATATCTGAGGCTGTTAGTTATGAAGATTTTGGAAGTGATTAA
- the LOC123403274 gene encoding uncharacterized protein LOC123403274 isoform X2 produces the protein MSGGEEGEGRKVSREDIQLVQNLIERCLQLYMNQKEVVGTLSFQAKIEPSFTELVWQKLEEENPEFFKAYYVRLMLKNQILVFNKLLAHQGRLMNKDPSGALSVTPTAPNGSDSSTLNQNTCFLQDTTSTAIPDSFLHNGSSSGVINGAPATEQFIYGGKVVHGLPSGMDASVSLLSAHNSTGGQFNGDNGTTIKAESSYSSNPEFAFCNENTYLEPCQSIGDASGGSFSSSELNGQPLGDPILDMDTSSYGFLSQIPRNFSFSDLTEDFSHSTEILENYGRSPFIPSETNNFSESTAGGHTV, from the exons ATGTCcgggggagaggaaggagaagggcgcAAGGTGTCTCGCGAGGACATACAGctc GTCCAGAATCTCATCGAACGTTGTCTTCAGCTTTACATGAACCAGAAAGAAGTGGTTGGAACTCTATCTTTCCAGGCGAAAATAGAACCCAGCTTTACTGAACTCG TCTGGCAGAAACTTGAAGAAGAGAACCCTGAGTTTTTTAAGGCATATTATGTGAGGTTGATGCTTAAGAATCAAATATTGGTATTCAACAAGCTCCTTGCGCATCAGGGTCGTCTTATGAATAAAGATCCTTCTGGAGCACTTTCTGTTACCCCCACTGCTCCTAATGGCTCTGACTCGAGCACat TGAACCAAAATACATGTTTTTTACAAGACACTACTAGCACTGCAATTCCAGATAGCTTTCTACACAATGGAAGTTCTAGTGGTGTAATAAATggtgctcctgctactgagcagtTTATCTATGGTGGTAAAGTTGTCCATGGTCTTCCTAGTGGTATGGATGCTTCAGTTAGTCTACTGTCAGCACATAATTCGACTGGTGGACAGTTTAATGGAGATAATGGTACAACAATAAAGGCGGAGTCTAGCTATTCGAGTAATCCTGAATTTGCATTCTGCAACGAGAACACTTACCTAGAGCCTTGCCAATCAATTGGGGATGCCTCTGGTGGGTCCTTTAGTAGCTCTGAACTGAATGGGCAACCACTTGGTGATCCAATTCTTGACATGGATACATCATCATATGGTTTCTTGAGCCAGATTCCTCGCAATTTCAGTTTCTCAGATTTAACAGAGGATTTCAGTCATAGTACAG AAATATTAGAAAATTATGGCAGGTCCCCTTTCATCCCTTCTGAGACGAACAACTTCTCAGAGTCTACTGCTGGAGGACATACAG TTTGA